A genomic window from Maridesulfovibrio sp. includes:
- a CDS encoding STAS domain-containing protein — MELSIKQIDEITVVKVESPELNHVVSHDFQRQISPIFDERKFNVALDLQDVDFMDSMGIGTLITLRNKLMKEKGYIAMFNISNRVKKIIDIAALHKVFDLYDTEEDAVEGLKGKILS, encoded by the coding sequence ATGGAACTCAGCATAAAACAAATAGATGAAATTACCGTTGTCAAAGTGGAATCTCCTGAACTGAACCACGTCGTCAGCCACGATTTTCAGCGCCAGATAAGCCCTATCTTCGACGAAAGGAAGTTCAACGTTGCACTTGATTTGCAGGATGTGGACTTTATGGACAGCATGGGCATTGGAACCTTGATTACCCTTCGCAATAAGCTGATGAAAGAGAAAGGCTATATTGCCATGTTCAATATCAGTAACCGCGTCAAAAAAATCATCGACATCGCCGCCTTACACAAAGTTTTTGATCTTTACGACACCGAAGAAGACGCAGTGGAAGGCCTTAAAGGAAAAATACTTTCCTAA
- a CDS encoding histidine kinase dimerization/phosphoacceptor domain -containing protein, which translates to MDDIPQILTIDDDESVRLSIAHYLEDSGYEVLQAGNGHEGLRIFREKQPDVVLLDLRMPEMDGLSVLRQLGQEAPQTPVIIVSGTGSFEDVIATVRLGSWDYIPKPITDLNDLENAISRTRERARLLVENERYKEELERKIRERTEELQLMNKVLSEEISARKKSESLVRASLAEKEVMLKEIHHRVKNNLQVISSLLSLQSGYTDDAEATNLLRECQHRVRSMSMLHEKLYRSEDLSRIDMSEYAVTLISFLIRSYSVDSRVKPTYEIKDIHMGIDSAIPCGLIINELVSNALTHAFNQKEEGELTVSMHREGENIKLIVSDNGCGLPADFNISESKTLGMTLVETLAQQLSGEVNFFSDSGATFQISFPG; encoded by the coding sequence ATGGACGACATCCCCCAAATTTTAACCATCGATGACGATGAAAGTGTCAGACTTTCAATAGCCCATTACCTTGAAGACAGCGGATATGAAGTCCTGCAGGCCGGAAACGGTCATGAAGGACTCAGAATATTTAGGGAGAAGCAGCCTGATGTGGTACTGCTTGATCTACGCATGCCGGAAATGGACGGATTGTCTGTCTTACGCCAACTGGGACAGGAAGCACCGCAGACACCGGTTATTATTGTTTCAGGAACCGGATCATTCGAAGACGTCATAGCTACAGTCAGACTGGGCTCCTGGGACTATATCCCCAAACCAATAACAGACCTTAACGACCTTGAAAATGCCATCAGCCGCACTCGCGAAAGAGCAAGACTTCTTGTTGAGAATGAAAGATACAAAGAAGAACTTGAACGCAAAATACGCGAGAGGACCGAAGAACTGCAACTTATGAACAAAGTTCTTTCAGAAGAAATTTCAGCCCGGAAAAAATCAGAATCATTGGTCCGGGCTTCCTTAGCTGAAAAAGAAGTGATGCTCAAGGAAATCCACCACCGTGTGAAAAACAACCTGCAGGTTATCTCAAGTCTGCTTAGCCTGCAAAGCGGTTATACAGATGATGCGGAAGCCACCAATCTTCTGCGGGAATGCCAGCACCGCGTTCGGTCCATGTCCATGCTGCATGAAAAGTTATACCGCTCAGAAGATCTGTCCCGCATAGATATGAGCGAATACGCTGTGACACTTATCAGCTTCCTGATCCGCTCCTATTCGGTCGACAGCAGGGTAAAACCGACCTATGAAATTAAAGATATCCATATGGGTATTGATTCCGCCATCCCCTGCGGCCTGATAATTAATGAACTGGTATCCAATGCCTTGACTCATGCCTTCAACCAAAAGGAGGAAGGTGAGCTCACCGTTTCAATGCACCGTGAAGGCGAGAATATCAAGTTGATTGTTTCTGACAATGGATGTGGATTACCCGCTGATTTTAACATCAGTGAATCAAAGACATTGGGAATGACCCTTGTTGAAACCCTCGCCCAGCAGTTAAGCGGGGAAGTCAATTTCTTCAGCGATAGCGGGGCCACATTTCAAATCAGTTTTCCGGGCTAA
- a CDS encoding RidA family protein has translation MIVTTVNTENAPAAIGPYSQATIFNSQAFVSGQLGLSPATCEFVADDVEGQARQALENLKAILEACGSALTKVISVDVFLTDMNDFAKVNAIYSEFFSSHKPARAAVEVSALPKGGLVEIKCVAAI, from the coding sequence ATGATAGTTACCACCGTTAATACTGAAAACGCACCTGCAGCAATCGGCCCATACTCACAGGCTACCATCTTTAATTCTCAGGCTTTCGTCAGTGGACAGCTCGGACTTTCTCCGGCTACCTGCGAATTCGTTGCTGATGACGTAGAAGGACAGGCTCGTCAGGCTCTGGAAAACCTTAAAGCCATCCTCGAGGCATGCGGAAGTGCTCTGACCAAAGTTATCAGCGTGGATGTATTCCTCACCGACATGAACGACTTTGCAAAAGTTAACGCTATTTATTCCGAATTCTTTTCCAGCCACAAACCAGCACGCGCTGCAGTTGAAGTCAGCGCTTTGCCCAAGGGCGGCCTCGTTGAAATTAAATGTGTTGCAGCCATTTAA